One window from the genome of Streptomyces sp. NBC_00708 encodes:
- a CDS encoding polysaccharide deacetylase family protein gives MTLSGCSMDTTAPGSARADAGSDAKGSFGPVDCRKAKCIALTFDAGPGEDTPHLLDILKEKKVHATFFLLGKNHVKKHPDTVRRLAAEGHEIANHTWSHEILTDKKPAEIRAELEKTQNAIAAVTGKKPRLMRPPQGRTDDTVSGISKDLGLSQILWSATAKDYSTTDSSLIKKRILDQASKDGIILLHDIYKGTVPAVPGIIDALKKQGYTFVTVPQLMAPAEPVPGTIYRP, from the coding sequence ATGACGTTGAGCGGCTGCTCGATGGACACCACCGCGCCGGGCTCGGCCCGCGCCGACGCCGGCTCGGACGCCAAGGGGTCGTTCGGCCCGGTGGACTGCCGCAAGGCCAAGTGCATCGCCCTGACCTTCGACGCGGGGCCGGGCGAGGACACTCCCCATCTGCTGGACATCCTCAAGGAGAAGAAGGTCCACGCGACGTTCTTCCTGCTGGGCAAGAACCACGTGAAGAAGCACCCCGACACCGTGCGCCGGCTCGCGGCCGAGGGGCACGAGATCGCCAACCACACCTGGTCGCACGAGATCCTCACGGACAAGAAGCCGGCCGAGATACGCGCCGAGCTGGAGAAGACGCAGAACGCGATAGCGGCGGTCACCGGCAAGAAGCCGCGGCTGATGCGCCCGCCGCAGGGCCGCACGGACGACACCGTCTCCGGGATCAGCAAGGACCTCGGGCTCTCCCAGATTCTGTGGAGCGCCACCGCCAAGGACTACTCGACGACCGACTCCTCGCTGATCAAGAAGCGGATCCTCGACCAGGCGAGCAAGGACGGCATCATCCTGCTGCACGACATCTACAAGGGCACGGTGCCCGCCGTGCCGGGCATCATCGACGCGCTGAAGAAGCAGGGCTACACCTTCGTGACGGTCCCCCAGCTGATGGCGCCCGCCGAGCCGGTCCCGGGCACGATCTACCGCCCGTAG
- a CDS encoding lysozyme: MPVHRSGSKTTRRSRFAAAGTLLAALSLLIALPGASNAAGGDPTAPARGTATMGMGVVAHDGKGGLPVEGRAAQTEGVDVSSHQGNVAWSTLWNSGVKWAYTKATEGTYYTNPYFAQQYNGSYNVGMIRGSYHFATPDTTSGATQANYFVDHGGGWSRDGKTLPGVLDIEWNPYGAQCYGKTAAQMVAWIRDFVNTYKARTGRDAVIYTATSWWKDCTGNNGGFATTNPLWVARYNTTVGELPAGWGFYTIWQYTSSGPTVGDHNHFNGALDRVQALANG, encoded by the coding sequence ATGCCCGTGCACAGATCCGGCTCCAAGACCACCCGCCGCTCGCGCTTCGCGGCGGCCGGCACTCTGCTCGCAGCTCTCTCCCTCCTCATCGCCCTGCCCGGCGCGTCGAACGCGGCCGGCGGCGACCCCACCGCGCCCGCCCGCGGCACCGCCACCATGGGTATGGGCGTCGTCGCCCACGACGGCAAGGGCGGTCTGCCGGTCGAGGGCCGCGCCGCCCAGACCGAGGGCGTGGACGTCAGCAGCCACCAGGGCAACGTCGCCTGGTCGACGCTGTGGAACAGCGGCGTCAAGTGGGCCTACACCAAGGCCACCGAGGGCACGTACTACACGAACCCCTACTTCGCCCAGCAGTACAACGGCTCGTACAACGTGGGGATGATCCGCGGCTCGTACCACTTCGCCACGCCCGACACCACGAGCGGTGCCACGCAGGCCAACTACTTCGTGGACCACGGGGGCGGCTGGTCCAGGGACGGCAAGACCCTGCCGGGGGTGCTCGACATCGAGTGGAACCCGTACGGCGCGCAGTGCTACGGCAAGACCGCGGCCCAGATGGTCGCGTGGATCCGCGACTTCGTGAACACGTACAAGGCGCGCACCGGGCGGGACGCGGTCATCTACACCGCGACCAGCTGGTGGAAGGACTGCACCGGCAACAACGGCGGCTTCGCGACCACCAACCCGCTGTGGGTGGCCCGCTACAACACCACGGTCGGCGAGCTCCCGGCCGGCTGGGGCTTCTACACGATCTGGCAGTACACCTCGTCCGGCCCGACGGTGGGTGACCACAATCACTTCAACGGCGCGCTCGACCGCGTCCAGGCACTCGCCAACGGATAA
- a CDS encoding MarR family transcriptional regulator, giving the protein MQGSESGREPGATGGSGVDHEFLALELELAVFLRRARANSGEMAREVHPELEAAAYGLFVRLESAGRQRATDLAAYFGVGKATMSRQLRALEALGLVAREPDPADGRAFLVHLTEEGLARFRSVRDARRDRYVRKLADWDRAEVAELARLLHQLNASAEDLREPPPHSRA; this is encoded by the coding sequence GTGCAGGGGAGCGAAAGCGGGCGTGAACCCGGCGCGACCGGAGGAAGTGGTGTGGACCACGAATTCCTCGCCCTGGAGCTTGAGTTGGCCGTCTTCCTGCGGCGTGCGCGGGCCAATTCCGGTGAGATGGCGCGCGAGGTGCACCCCGAACTGGAGGCCGCCGCGTACGGGCTCTTCGTACGCCTGGAGTCCGCGGGCCGGCAGCGGGCCACCGATCTCGCCGCGTACTTCGGCGTCGGCAAGGCCACCATGAGCCGTCAACTCCGCGCCCTGGAAGCCCTCGGACTGGTGGCGCGCGAGCCCGATCCCGCCGACGGGCGCGCCTTCCTCGTCCACCTCACCGAGGAGGGCCTCGCCCGTTTCCGCAGTGTGCGCGACGCCCGCCGCGACCGTTACGTCCGCAAGCTCGCCGACTGGGACCGCGCCGAGGTGGCCGAACTGGCCCGGTTGCTGCACCAGCTGAACGCCAGCGCCGAGGACCTGCGGGAGCCGCCGCCTCACAGCCGCGCGTAG
- a CDS encoding protein phosphatase 2C domain-containing protein: MRIELATAAGATDRPNEDWTATVLPASGRGGGLVLLDGVTPPRGDTGCAHSVPWFTARLGGALVELSGSRRDLTLREILAESIRRTADAHRSTCDLSHVRTPQATVVVVRWDEAGIEHLVLSDSVLLIESPAGEVRAVLDDRLDRLPRELLVSEAVADARARNKEGGFFTAAADPAVAERAVTGRTPRAGVRALAAMTDGASRWTEMFGEGDWAACLGVLEKEGPQGLIDRVRTLEDADTEREHLRRSKTHDDATAVYARL; encoded by the coding sequence ATGCGTATCGAACTCGCGACCGCCGCCGGCGCCACCGATCGCCCGAACGAGGACTGGACAGCCACGGTCCTCCCCGCTTCCGGTCGGGGCGGTGGACTGGTGCTGCTCGACGGCGTCACCCCGCCGAGGGGCGACACCGGTTGTGCGCACTCGGTCCCCTGGTTCACCGCACGGCTGGGCGGGGCCCTGGTCGAACTGTCCGGTTCGCGGCGGGATCTGACCTTGCGGGAGATCCTCGCGGAGTCCATCCGGCGCACCGCGGACGCCCACCGATCCACGTGTGACCTTTCTCACGTACGTACGCCACAGGCAACCGTCGTCGTGGTGCGTTGGGACGAGGCCGGGATCGAGCACCTGGTGCTGTCCGATTCGGTGCTGCTGATCGAGTCGCCGGCCGGGGAGGTCCGCGCGGTGCTGGACGACCGGCTCGACCGGCTGCCCCGGGAGCTGCTGGTCTCGGAGGCGGTGGCCGACGCCCGCGCGCGCAACAAGGAGGGCGGCTTCTTCACGGCCGCCGCAGACCCGGCCGTGGCGGAGCGCGCGGTCACCGGGCGGACGCCGCGCGCCGGGGTGCGGGCGCTGGCGGCGATGACGGACGGCGCGAGCCGCTGGACGGAGATGTTCGGCGAGGGCGACTGGGCGGCGTGCCTCGGAGTGCTGGAGAAGGAGGGGCCCCAGGGGCTGATCGACCGGGTCCGCACCCTGGAGGACGCGGACACGGAGCGTGAGCACCTGCGGCGGAGCAAGACCCACGACGACGCGACGGCGGTCTACGCGCGGCTGTGA
- a CDS encoding nitrate- and nitrite sensing domain-containing protein codes for MQKKRPRSKGGSNSGSGAAPTAPAEGGRTVRVRSRLVAGVAVVGITVIAAGTPAVLAASSELNDSQHLVTLAELNQQAISLAHSLADERDDVTVYIAGGREGEPGGRGARVDQQVDEIRDAAPADLLRDLSTIPSLRRDAVSGKGTALEAHRAYSEVIAKLQGLADELARSTPPRAADAARTPQALGRATEQASAARGLLLAALAVPRPEPATPRTDPFTGLPVESQDEGETKEDRTRDALSAAAQQARVGELSALAGFDQAAGATARDKLAATVTGPEVNSAEKYLAELTDRPELSDSDLKVSDKKVAAALSARVDRMRSVESALGTTQVQRLEQLRDDDVTALELRIALLGGCLLVAVAVSTAVARTLTQPLAVLRIGAARLAAEPAAAEPVRYTGRNDEFAQVVRSINALHGRLHGLLTEFNGRFEKLETERAELVAGREALTVQRAELQVRAADLTAQLEKLKNTVHHTFVNLSLRTLGLVERQLGVIESLEEREQDPERLGTLFKLDHMATVMRRHSENMLVLAGADHGHGHAGPIPLVDVLRAAVSEIERYERVTIQSLPPHAQVAGFAADDLSHLVAELLENATSFSPPDSHVQLSGWLLESGEVMLSVQDEGIGMSSVRMGELNTRLADPTLFEAGEQNADGAGLGLQVTSLLAARHAVRVELREQKGSGVTAVVVLPEALLPKALPAATPPPVTAPGDAPALNLPGSVAEANSNTLPGRGASASDDPMIAAAERALAGAGAAKPPEDAAPAGVAAPDTVAPEAGVASEAAVASEVPVAPDDAVDPQDIVAPAAQAAPAVDEPAEAHAPEAAVAPEPAEADQPAEAPESAHAPQPAHDPEATLQVRLPRPPLAESASAAGPYAIGPDRHERAADEAPHPDPAAVTPAPADSAEPAPAPAERAETVPGPRRPEDEAVTDKGLPKRTPKVVRPAEAPAAERRGSVDKEALRRRLGGFHQGAKDGRRDVEAELAEGAGTTRTEHAEPAGRTDGRTGETGDTVEEARS; via the coding sequence GTGCAGAAGAAGCGGCCTCGGAGCAAGGGCGGCAGCAACAGCGGTTCCGGGGCGGCGCCGACGGCCCCGGCCGAGGGCGGTCGCACCGTACGCGTCCGCAGCCGGCTGGTCGCGGGCGTCGCCGTCGTCGGGATCACCGTCATAGCGGCGGGAACACCGGCCGTGCTCGCCGCCTCGTCCGAGCTCAACGACTCGCAGCACCTGGTCACCCTCGCCGAGCTGAACCAGCAGGCCATCTCCCTGGCCCACTCCCTCGCCGACGAACGCGACGACGTCACCGTGTACATCGCGGGCGGCCGGGAGGGCGAGCCGGGCGGCCGGGGCGCCCGCGTCGACCAGCAGGTGGACGAGATCCGGGACGCGGCCCCCGCCGACCTGCTCCGCGACCTGTCCACCATCCCCTCCCTGCGCCGGGACGCCGTCAGCGGCAAGGGCACGGCGCTGGAGGCCCATCGGGCGTACTCCGAGGTCATCGCCAAGCTCCAGGGCCTCGCCGACGAGCTCGCCCGCAGCACTCCGCCGCGCGCCGCCGACGCGGCCCGCACCCCGCAGGCGCTCGGCCGGGCCACCGAACAGGCCTCCGCCGCCCGCGGGCTGCTGCTCGCCGCGCTCGCCGTGCCCCGCCCGGAGCCGGCGACGCCGCGGACCGACCCGTTCACCGGTCTCCCCGTCGAGTCCCAGGACGAGGGCGAGACCAAGGAGGACCGCACCCGTGACGCGCTGAGCGCCGCCGCCCAGCAGGCCCGGGTCGGTGAACTCTCCGCGCTCGCCGGCTTCGACCAGGCCGCCGGCGCCACCGCACGCGACAAGCTGGCCGCCACCGTCACCGGACCGGAGGTCAACAGCGCCGAGAAGTACCTCGCCGAGCTGACCGACCGCCCCGAACTGTCCGACTCCGACCTGAAGGTCAGCGACAAGAAGGTCGCCGCGGCCCTCTCCGCCCGCGTCGACCGGATGCGCTCGGTCGAGTCCGCGCTCGGCACCACCCAGGTCCAGCGGCTGGAGCAGCTGCGCGACGACGACGTCACCGCACTCGAACTGCGCATCGCGCTCCTCGGCGGCTGCCTGCTCGTCGCCGTCGCCGTCTCCACCGCCGTCGCCCGCACCCTCACCCAGCCGCTCGCCGTGCTGCGGATCGGAGCGGCCCGGCTCGCCGCCGAACCCGCCGCCGCCGAACCGGTCCGCTACACGGGCCGCAACGACGAGTTCGCCCAGGTCGTCCGCTCCATCAACGCCCTGCACGGCCGGCTCCACGGGCTGCTCACGGAGTTCAACGGGCGCTTCGAGAAGCTGGAGACCGAGCGCGCCGAGCTGGTCGCCGGCCGCGAGGCGCTCACGGTCCAGCGCGCCGAACTCCAGGTGCGCGCCGCCGACCTGACGGCCCAGCTGGAGAAGCTGAAGAACACCGTCCACCACACCTTCGTCAACCTCTCGCTGCGCACCCTCGGCCTCGTCGAGCGGCAACTCGGCGTCATCGAGTCCCTTGAGGAGCGCGAGCAGGACCCCGAACGGCTCGGGACGCTCTTCAAGCTCGACCACATGGCCACGGTCATGCGCCGCCACAGCGAGAACATGCTGGTCCTCGCCGGTGCGGACCACGGCCACGGTCATGCGGGCCCGATCCCGCTGGTCGACGTCCTGCGCGCGGCCGTCAGCGAGATCGAGCGGTACGAGCGGGTCACCATCCAGTCCCTCCCGCCGCACGCCCAGGTCGCCGGGTTCGCCGCGGACGACCTCAGCCACCTGGTCGCGGAACTCCTGGAGAACGCCACCTCCTTCTCCCCGCCCGACTCCCATGTCCAGCTCTCCGGCTGGCTCCTGGAGAGCGGCGAGGTGATGCTCTCCGTGCAGGACGAGGGCATCGGCATGTCCTCCGTACGGATGGGCGAGCTGAACACCCGCCTCGCCGACCCGACGCTCTTCGAGGCCGGCGAGCAGAACGCGGACGGGGCCGGGCTCGGCCTCCAGGTCACCTCGCTGCTCGCCGCCCGCCACGCCGTACGGGTGGAGCTGCGCGAGCAGAAGGGGAGCGGGGTGACCGCGGTCGTCGTACTCCCCGAGGCCCTGCTGCCCAAGGCGCTCCCGGCCGCGACCCCGCCGCCGGTCACCGCCCCCGGCGACGCGCCCGCGCTCAACCTGCCGGGCTCGGTCGCCGAGGCCAACTCCAACACCCTGCCGGGGCGCGGGGCGTCCGCCTCCGACGACCCGATGATCGCGGCGGCGGAACGGGCCCTCGCGGGGGCGGGGGCGGCGAAGCCGCCGGAGGACGCGGCGCCGGCGGGCGTGGCCGCGCCGGACACCGTGGCACCCGAGGCCGGTGTGGCCTCCGAGGCCGCTGTGGCCTCCGAGGTGCCGGTGGCCCCGGATGACGCCGTGGACCCGCAGGACATCGTGGCCCCGGCGGCCCAGGCGGCGCCTGCTGTCGACGAGCCCGCAGAGGCCCACGCCCCCGAGGCCGCGGTGGCCCCCGAGCCCGCGGAGGCCGACCAGCCGGCGGAGGCCCCCGAGTCGGCCCACGCCCCCCAGCCGGCCCACGACCCCGAGGCCACCCTCCAGGTGCGCCTGCCCCGGCCGCCCCTCGCCGAGAGCGCGAGCGCCGCCGGCCCGTACGCCATCGGCCCCGACCGCCACGAGCGTGCCGCCGACGAGGCCCCGCACCCGGACCCGGCGGCCGTGACCCCCGCTCCGGCGGACTCCGCCGAGCCGGCCCCCGCACCCGCGGAACGTGCCGAGACCGTCCCCGGCCCCCGTAGGCCCGAGGACGAGGCCGTCACCGACAAGGGGCTGCCGAAGCGGACCCCCAAGGTCGTCCGGCCCGCGGAGGCACCCGCCGCCGAGCGGCGGGGGAGCGTCGACAAGGAGGCGCTGCGGCGCCGGCTCGGCGGCTTCCACCAGGGGGCCAAGGACGGCCGCCGCGACGTCGAGGCCGAGCTGGCCGAGGGCGCGGGCACCACACGTACCGAGCACGCCGAGCCGGCAGGCCGTACCGACGGCCGGACCGGAGAGACGGGGGACACAGTCGAGGAGGCACGCAGTTGA
- a CDS encoding roadblock/LC7 domain-containing protein: protein MTAPSTFGLSTEARNLHWLLNNLVEEVPGVHSVTVVSSDGLMLLSSDPGHHNAAESAAPQSGPRGSSADLATIVSGIGSLTVGAAKLMEGGGVKQTMVAMEEGSVFVMSISDGSLLGVHAAPDCDMGVIAYHMALFVGRAGHVLTPELRSELRTSMESAQ, encoded by the coding sequence TTGACTGCGCCCAGCACATTCGGGCTGAGCACCGAGGCCCGGAACCTGCACTGGCTGCTGAACAATCTGGTGGAGGAGGTGCCAGGGGTCCACTCGGTCACCGTCGTCTCGTCCGACGGGCTGATGCTGCTGTCCTCCGACCCCGGCCACCACAACGCCGCCGAGTCCGCGGCCCCGCAGAGCGGACCGCGCGGCTCCAGCGCCGACCTGGCGACCATCGTCTCCGGCATCGGCAGCCTCACCGTCGGCGCCGCGAAGCTGATGGAGGGCGGCGGCGTCAAGCAGACCATGGTCGCCATGGAGGAGGGCAGCGTCTTCGTCATGTCGATCAGCGACGGATCGCTGCTCGGGGTGCACGCCGCACCCGACTGCGACATGGGCGTCATCGCGTACCACATGGCCCTGTTCGTCGGCCGCGCCGGACACGTACTCACCCCCGAACTCCGCAGTGAACTGCGCACATCGATGGAGAGCGCCCAGTGA
- a CDS encoding DUF742 domain-containing protein: protein MSHAAAGPARKLPVRGAGKRPARVRPYSLTGGRTRFGHVLLVETFVAALEAPEERRELTNGNLTSRLMPELRAIVEICRRMRTVAEISALLKMPLGVVRVLLSDLADQGKIRVYGTGHGTGQPDRALLERVLDGLRRL from the coding sequence GTGAGCCACGCCGCAGCCGGACCCGCCCGCAAGCTTCCCGTGCGAGGGGCCGGCAAACGGCCCGCGCGGGTCCGTCCGTACTCGCTGACCGGTGGCCGCACCCGCTTCGGGCACGTCCTGCTCGTCGAGACGTTCGTCGCCGCGCTGGAGGCTCCGGAGGAGCGCCGTGAGCTGACCAACGGCAATCTGACGTCCCGGCTGATGCCGGAGCTCCGGGCCATCGTCGAGATCTGCCGCCGGATGCGCACCGTCGCGGAGATCTCGGCGCTGCTGAAGATGCCGCTCGGCGTGGTCCGGGTGCTGCTCAGCGACTTGGCCGACCAGGGAAAGATCCGCGTGTACGGGACCGGGCACGGCACCGGCCAGCCCGACCGCGCACTGCTCGAAAGGGTGCTCGATGGACTCCGCCGTCTCTGA
- a CDS encoding ATP/GTP-binding protein yields the protein MDSAVSESLFAPRQPGPEDQPEEKLQPWQLDRTRAPIATKIVVAGGFGVGKTTFVSAVSEITPLQTEAMMTRASEDTDDLSATPDKATTTVAMDFGRLTLDDDLVLYVFGTPGQQRFWFMWDDLVRGAIGAVVMADTRRLADCFPALDYFESCGLPYIVAVNHFEGTPGFEADDVREALTVPAHVPIVIMDARNRITVVESLLALVGHALDVSPA from the coding sequence ATGGACTCCGCCGTCTCTGAGTCGCTGTTCGCACCGCGGCAGCCCGGCCCGGAGGACCAGCCCGAGGAGAAGCTCCAGCCCTGGCAGCTGGACCGCACCAGGGCCCCGATCGCCACGAAGATCGTGGTCGCGGGCGGCTTCGGCGTCGGCAAGACCACGTTCGTCAGCGCGGTCTCCGAGATCACCCCGTTGCAGACCGAGGCGATGATGACCCGGGCCAGCGAGGACACCGACGACCTCAGCGCCACCCCGGACAAGGCCACCACGACGGTCGCCATGGACTTCGGCCGGCTGACGCTCGACGACGACCTCGTGCTGTACGTCTTCGGCACGCCGGGCCAGCAGCGGTTCTGGTTCATGTGGGACGACCTGGTGCGCGGCGCGATCGGTGCCGTCGTCATGGCCGACACCCGCCGGCTCGCCGACTGCTTCCCCGCCCTCGACTACTTCGAGAGCTGCGGGCTGCCGTACATCGTGGCCGTCAACCACTTCGAGGGAACGCCGGGCTTCGAGGCCGACGACGTCCGGGAGGCCCTGACCGTACCCGCGCACGTGCCGATAGTGATCATGGACGCGCGGAACCGGATCACGGTCGTCGAGTCCCTGCTGGCCCTCGTCGGCCACGCCCTCGACGTCAGCCCGGCGTAG
- a CDS encoding FAD-binding oxidoreductase, with the protein MRKILIVGAGQSGLQLALGLQSKGYEVTLMSNRTADEIRSGRVMSTQCMFHTALQHERDLQLNFWESQAPRIEGAGVSVAAPDSSRAIDWVGRLDGYAQSVDQRVKMAGWMETFAQRGGQLVIHGAAVSDLDYFSRTYDLVLVAAGKGELVSMFGRDASRSPYDAPQRALAVAYVHGMGPRPEHPDFDAVRCNLVPGVGELFVMPTLTTSGRADILFWEGIPGGPLDAFQGIKDPSEHLATTLELMERFTPWEYARATKVELTDANGTLAGRYAPTVRKPIGRLPGGGLVLGVADVVVANDPITGQGSNSASKCAAAYLDAIVEHGDRPFDEAWMQGAFDRYWDTAQHVTKWTNAMLGVPPEHVLNLIGAAGQLQPVADRFANGFNDPADFENFFFDPEKTNAYLASVAGPAA; encoded by the coding sequence ATGCGGAAGATACTCATAGTCGGAGCCGGCCAGTCCGGGCTCCAGCTCGCCCTCGGACTGCAGTCCAAGGGCTACGAAGTCACCCTGATGTCCAACCGCACGGCCGACGAGATCCGCTCCGGCCGGGTCATGTCGACACAGTGCATGTTCCACACCGCGCTCCAGCACGAGCGGGATCTCCAGCTCAACTTCTGGGAGTCCCAGGCCCCGCGCATCGAAGGCGCCGGCGTCTCGGTCGCCGCCCCCGACTCCTCGCGGGCCATCGACTGGGTCGGCAGGCTCGACGGGTACGCCCAGTCCGTGGACCAGCGCGTCAAGATGGCCGGCTGGATGGAGACCTTCGCCCAGCGCGGCGGCCAGCTCGTCATCCACGGCGCGGCCGTCTCGGACCTGGACTACTTCTCGCGCACCTACGACCTGGTGCTGGTCGCGGCCGGCAAGGGCGAGCTGGTGTCGATGTTCGGCCGGGACGCGTCCCGTTCGCCGTACGACGCCCCGCAGCGCGCGCTGGCCGTCGCGTACGTCCACGGCATGGGCCCGCGCCCGGAGCACCCCGACTTCGACGCGGTCCGCTGCAACCTGGTCCCGGGCGTCGGCGAGCTGTTCGTCATGCCGACCCTGACGACCTCGGGCCGCGCCGACATCCTGTTCTGGGAGGGCATCCCGGGCGGGCCGCTCGACGCGTTCCAGGGCATCAAGGACCCCTCCGAGCACCTGGCGACGACGCTGGAGCTGATGGAGCGGTTCACGCCGTGGGAGTACGCCCGCGCCACCAAGGTCGAGCTGACCGACGCCAACGGCACCCTCGCCGGGCGGTACGCCCCCACGGTCCGCAAGCCCATCGGCCGGCTGCCCGGCGGCGGTCTGGTGCTCGGCGTCGCGGACGTCGTCGTCGCCAACGACCCGATCACCGGCCAGGGTTCCAACTCGGCGTCCAAGTGCGCCGCCGCCTACCTGGACGCGATCGTCGAGCACGGCGACCGCCCGTTCGACGAGGCGTGGATGCAGGGCGCCTTCGACCGCTACTGGGACACCGCCCAGCACGTCACCAAGTGGACCAACGCCATGCTCGGCGTCCCGCCGGAGCACGTGCTGAACCTGATCGGCGCCGCCGGGCAGCTCCAGCCGGTCGCGGACCGCTTCGCCAACGGCTTCAACGACCCGGCGGACTTCGAGAACTTCTTCTTCGACCCGGAGAAGACGAACGCCTACCTCGCCTCGGTGGCGGGCCCGGCCGCCTGA
- a CDS encoding NlpC/P60 family protein, which produces MSSGTLVRSLGTAALAAVVVVSPATAVAAPSPAPPAPGAPAGGVAGLLNELQRLYQQAEEATETYNGTAAELKKRVAKAKKLDAALAAARRSLARGRDAAGQLAREQYQGRSDLSAYLRLLLMRDPEAALTQGQVIQRLAAGRAASVRRLGAAEKRAAELAKESRKVLAEQRTLAARKKKERDTVRTRLKQVEAKLATLSTDQLAEVSGLEQKNTDKAQNALVASGALSSSRPPTAQGGEAVRYAVRQIGKPYVWGAEGPGSFDCSGLTSQAWASAGRVIPRTSQEQWRQLTRVPMSALRPGDLVIYFPKATHVALYIGNGLVVQAPRPGTSVKVSPVASNPVLGAVRPDPAGAPLSSYKGPELPEGATAGSDEGYGASTAPAS; this is translated from the coding sequence GTGTCGTCGGGCACCCTGGTGCGTTCCCTCGGTACGGCGGCCCTGGCCGCCGTCGTCGTGGTCTCGCCGGCCACCGCCGTCGCGGCCCCCTCGCCCGCGCCGCCCGCCCCAGGTGCCCCGGCCGGCGGTGTCGCCGGGCTGCTGAACGAGTTGCAGCGGCTCTACCAGCAGGCCGAAGAGGCCACCGAGACCTACAACGGCACGGCGGCCGAGCTGAAGAAGCGGGTCGCGAAGGCGAAGAAGCTGGACGCGGCCCTCGCCGCCGCCCGCCGCTCACTGGCCCGGGGCCGCGACGCCGCCGGGCAGCTGGCCCGCGAGCAGTACCAGGGCCGGTCCGACCTCTCCGCGTATCTGCGGCTGCTGCTGATGCGCGACCCCGAGGCCGCCCTGACCCAGGGCCAGGTCATCCAGCGGCTGGCCGCCGGACGGGCTGCGAGCGTGCGGCGGCTCGGCGCGGCCGAGAAGCGGGCCGCCGAGCTGGCGAAGGAGTCCCGCAAGGTACTGGCCGAGCAGCGGACGCTCGCCGCGCGGAAGAAGAAGGAGCGCGACACCGTACGGACCCGGCTGAAGCAGGTCGAGGCGAAGCTCGCCACGCTCTCCACGGACCAGCTCGCCGAGGTCTCCGGCCTCGAACAGAAGAACACGGACAAGGCCCAGAACGCCCTGGTCGCTTCCGGGGCGCTCTCCTCGTCCCGCCCGCCGACCGCCCAGGGCGGCGAGGCCGTCCGCTACGCGGTCCGGCAGATCGGCAAGCCGTACGTGTGGGGCGCGGAGGGACCGGGTTCGTTCGACTGCTCCGGACTCACCTCGCAGGCCTGGGCGAGCGCCGGCCGCGTCATCCCGCGCACCTCGCAGGAGCAGTGGCGGCAGCTGACCCGGGTGCCGATGAGCGCGCTGCGCCCCGGCGACCTGGTGATCTACTTCCCGAAGGCGACCCATGTGGCGCTGTACATCGGCAACGGCCTCGTGGTGCAGGCGCCCCGGCCCGGAACCAGCGTGAAGGTCTCCCCCGTGGCGTCCAACCCGGTGCTCGGCGCGGTCCGGCCCGACCCGGCCGGCGCGCCGCTGTCCTCGTACAAGGGCCCGGAACTCCCCGAGGGCGCCACCGCCGGCTCGGACGAGGGGTACGGAGCCTCTACGGCCCCGGCCTCGTAG